One part of the Augochlora pura isolate Apur16 chromosome 3, APUR_v2.2.1, whole genome shotgun sequence genome encodes these proteins:
- the LOC144478784 gene encoding cyclin-L1-like yields the protein MSNMKENSVAPVKNATTANTKPYGKIVLTLQNCLLPEEKLNSTPSHLDGLDAETETDLRILGCELIQIAGILLKLPQVAMATGQVIFQRFYYSKSLVRHNMETTAMGCICLASKIEEAPRRIRDVINVFNHIKQVSSQKPIQPVILDQNYVALKNQVIKSERRVLKELGFCVHVKHPHKIIVMYLQVLGYEKNKALMQQCWNYMNDSLRSDVFLRHQPETVACACVYLGARQLQLPLPTAPAWFSLFKVNESAIRDVCRRILRLYYRPRVKPEQLEKRVEELRRQYEEARTKARGGDVDSHTPSPPLPKHHNAWGGFISRSGTHAAPERTKSPRRSKSPSTSPSRGEGTKHSKRKKHSRSRSRSHSHGRSRKPKKAQRRRSGSHKSSRSRYRSRSRSRDRDTEKSSKHRSKHRRH from the exons atgagtaacatgaaagaaaattctgttgCTCCCGTAAAAAATGCAACGACCGCGAACACGAAACCTTACGGAAAGATTGTATTAACGTTACAAAATTGTCTCCTACCCGAAGAGAAGCTTAACTCGACGCCGTCACATTTAGATGGATTGGATGCAGAAACTGAAACTGATCTTCGAATATTAGGATGTGAGCTAATACAGATAGCCGGTATTCTACTGAAACTACCGcag GTTGCGATGGCTACAGGACAAGTaatatttcaacgattttattacagtaaatcGTTAGTTAGACATAATATGGAAACTACTGCAATGGGTTGTATTTGTTTAGCTAGTAAAATTGAGGAGGCACCCAGACGTATCAGGGATGTGATTAACGTTTTCAATCATATAAAGCAAGTATCTAGCCAAAA aCCAATACAACCAGTGATATTGGATCAAAATTACGTGGCATTAAAGAATCAAGTGATCAAGTCAGAGAGAAGAGTCCTTAAAGAACTAGGGTTTTGTGTTCACGTAAAGCATCCCCATAAGATCATTGTTATGTACTTGCAAGTATTGGGTTATGAAAAAAACAAGGCTCTGATGCAGCAATGTTGGAATTATATGAACGATTCGTTAAGGTCCGATGTATTTTTGAGACATCAACCAGAAACAGTAGCCTGTGCATGTGTCTACTTAGGAGCCCGGCAGCTGCAACTTCCACTACCCACTGCACCTGCTTGGTTTTCCCTTTTCAAAGTCAACGAATCTGCCATTAGAGACGTTTGCCGTCGCATATTACGCCTTTATTATCGACCCCGTGTTAAGCCAGAACAGTTAGAAAAACGTGTTGAAGAGCTTCGACGACAGTATGAAGAAGCTAGAACCAAAGCTAGGGGAGGAGACGTTGATAGTCACACACCGAGTCCACCTCTGCCTAAACATCACAACGCGTGGGGTGGTTTTATCAGCCGTAGCGGTACACATGCGGCTCCCGAAAGAACAAAATCTCCTCG gcGTTCGAAGTCTCCGAGTACTTCGCCCTCACGGGGTGAAGGAACGAAACATTCCAAGAGGAAGAAACATAGCCGAAGTAGATCCCGTAGCCATAGTCATGGCCGTTCGCGAAAACCGAAGAAAGCACAGCGTAGACGATCCGGCAGTCATAAATCTTCACGTAGCCGATATAGATCTCGTAGTCGATCACGAGATAGAGATACCGAAAAATCAAGTAAACATCGCAGCAAACACAGACGACATTGA
- the LOC144467659 gene encoding leucine-rich repeat-containing protein 51 — MDVANSYEDPLSSYKRTERQEMMIAAPLDLSFKKATTMRELADKRPQAARTGKLPVRTPTDRFVTCSFWISHNSLTSMDGFESLAQKLLDDPAYLSWIDLSFNELKNIGDDITKFPNLKIIYLHGNDISNINDVVKLKNLQNLRSLTLHGNPIENLQYYRGYIVHILPQLSSLDFSTILSVEKKRAPPAGFYKVIHGAT; from the exons aTGGATGTCGCTAATTCATACGAAGATCCGTTGTCTTCTTACAAACGAACTGAACGTCAAGAAATGATGATAGCTGCGCCATTagatttatcatttaaaaaagcaaCAACCATGAGGG AATTGGCAGACAAACGCCCGCAAGCGGCACGGACAGGTAAATTACCAGTTCGAACCCCTACAGATCGGTTCGTAACATGTTCGTTCTGGATAAGCCATAATTCGTTAACTTCGATGGACGGATTTGAGAGTCTCGCACAGAAACTTCTCGATGACCCTGCGTACCTCAGCTGGATCGATCTTTCTTTCAATGAATTAAAGAACATTGGCGACGACATTACAAAGTTTCCAAATCTAAagatcatttatttacacggTAATGATATATCAAATATCAACGATGTCgtgaaactgaaaaatttgcaaaaccTACGGTCTTTAACACTGCATGgaaatcctatagaaaatctGCAGTATTATAGGGGTTATATCGTCCATATTCTTCCCCAATTGTCATCGTTAGATTTTTCAACTATACTTTCTGTCGAGAAGAAAAGAGCACCGCCAGCTGGATTTTATAAAGTGATACACGGCGCTACATga